A stretch of the Uranotaenia lowii strain MFRU-FL chromosome 3, ASM2978415v1, whole genome shotgun sequence genome encodes the following:
- the LOC129752772 gene encoding ras-related GTP-binding protein A has translation MKKKVLLMGKSGSGKTSMRSIIFANYIARDTRRLGATIDVEHSHVRFLGNLVLNLWDCGGQESFMEQYFASQKDNIFRNVEVLIYVFDVESREMERDMHYYQSCLEAILQNSPDAKIFCLVHKMDLVAEEQRDVIFKEREEDLKRLSRPLDCTAFRTSIWDETLYRAWSSIVYQLIPNVKALENSLNYFASVVDADEVLLFERATFLVISHCQRKQHRDSHRFEKVSNIIKQFKLSCSKLGAKFSSMEVRNSIFAAFIDTFTSNTYVMVIMSDPTIPSEATLINIRNARKYFEELENPNGSFNGAANAIHSAASHAAAVSQGMVNGGSSHYYNHHHQNHQQLQQQFLQQQQQQQQYHNANNPYH, from the coding sequence TCGACGTCGAGCACTCGCACGTGCGCTTCCTTGGCAACCTGGTGCTGAATCTGTGGGACTGCGGCGGCCAGGAATCCTTTATGGAGCAGTACTTCGCGAGCCAGAAGGACAACATCTTCCGCAACGTGGAGGTGCTGATCTACGTGTTCGATGTCGAAAGCCGGGAGATGGAACGGGACATGCACTACTACCAATCCTGTTTGGAGGCGATCCTGCAGAACTCACCGGATGCCAAAATTTTTTGCCTGGTGCACAAGATGGATCTGGTGGCGGAGGAGCAGAGGGATGTGATTTTTAAGGAGCGAGAGGAAGATTTAAAGCGACTGTCGAGACCTTTGGATTGTACGGCTTTTCGGACCAGCATCTGGGATGAAACGCTTTATCGGGCGTGGAGTAGTATCGTGtatcaattgatccctaatgtGAAGGCCCTGGAGAACTCGTTGAACTACTTTGCGAGTGTGGTGGACGCCGATGAAGTTCTGCTGTTTGAACGGGCAACTTTTTTGGTCATCTCACATTGTCAGCGAAAGCAGCACAGGGATAGTCATAGGTTCGAGAAGGTTTCCAATATCATCAAACAGTTCAAGCTGTCCTGTTCAAAGCTGGGAGCGAAATTTTCCTCTATGGAAGTTAGGAACAGTATATTCGCAGCCTTCATCGATACCTTCACGAGTAATACCTATGTGATGGTGATCATGTCGGATCCGACGATTCCTTCGGAGGCGACGCTAATCAACATCCGGAACGCTAGGAAATACTTCGAGGAACTCGAAAATCCCAACGGCAGCTTTAACGGAGCGGCCAACGCCATACACTCGGCAGCTTCCCACGCGGCAGCCGTCAGCCAAGGGATGGTCAATGGAGGATCGTCCCACTACTACAATCACCATCACCAGAACCACCAACAGCTACAGCAACAGTTcctccagcagcagcaacaacagcaacagtaCCACAACGCCAACAATCCGTATCACTGA